In Clupea harengus chromosome 4, Ch_v2.0.2, whole genome shotgun sequence, the genomic stretch AATCAAAACTGAATTATGCTTCAGAAATGTGTACATTGAACCCTTGAACCAAGAATACAAGaacataattcatttaattagacCTACACATGGTACAAATCTAAATCAGTTCAaatcatgacttttccaggatttccatgacCGTGGGAAGCCTGCTTAAATATGTGATTGGCTGCAGagttgactgactgacaggtCAAAGAGCCAACCATGTCCATGAGACAAAAAGCCGGAACCCAATCAGACCCAGAGCTCCGATGGCACCCTGCCCACAGTTCAGTGCTGGAGAGGACACAGGTGAGTGGTTCTGCCCCTTCCTCACATGCACGCCCCAACGCACCTGAAGTCTCCGTTTGATGACGCAGGACGCGCCACCCTGGCAACAGTCACGACGCTTCTCCTCTGGTTGCCTAGCGTCTGAGAGTCCCCTCCCGGATGACCGAGCGATACAGCCTCTCTGCCGGATGGATCTCGGATGGCTGACCTGGTGTGCCCTTCAGTCCACAGCGTGAGAGATACACTTCCGCCATTCATGGCAGGTGTGCGGATTCTGTCCAGTGTTGTTCATGCTGGTGGTTTTACAGACATTCAAGAGTAAACAAACCCTTTGCCACACTGGGTGCAGTGacacggcctctctcctgtatGACCACGCAGGTGTGGTTTGAGATGATCCTCTGTGGTGGAACTCTTGCCACACTGGGAGCAACAGTAGGGACTATATCCTGTGTGCATGGATGGGCTTTCATATGGGTTTTTTGAATGAAACTTACCACACTAGGAGCAGGTGTACAGCTTTTGTCATTGTGGAGTGCCCTGATGTTTTACAGATCTTCATGGAGAGTAATACTCTTGCCTCAGCAGATGCAGTACTACTGCCTCTCTCTTGTGTGAACGTGCAGGTGTGCTTTGAGAGTCCTCTCAAGAAGGAAGCTCTTGCCTCAGCAGATGCAGTACTACTGCCTCTCTCTTGTGTGAACGTGCAGGTGTGCTTTGAGAGTCCTCTCAAGAAGGAAGCTCTTgtcacactgagtgcagtgatAGGGCCTTTCTCCTGTGTGAACGCGCAGGTGTGATTTGAGATTTTCCACTTGATTGAAGCTcctgccacactgagtgcagacATAAggcctctcctctgtgtgaatCCGCTGGTGAGTTCTGAGATTTCCCACTTGAGTGAAACTCTTGCCACAATGAGTGCACTGGTACGGCCTGTCCCCTGTGTGAATACGCCGGTGTGTTTTAAGATTTCCCTCTCGACTGAAGCttttgccacactgagtgcagaggtacggcctctctcctgagTGAACGCGCTGGTGTGATTTGAGATTTCCCGCCTCAATGAAAGTCCGGTCACACTCCGTGCAGTGGTAcagcttctctcctgtgtgaatgcgctGATGCACTTTGAGGTTTGACATGTAGATGAAACTCTTGCCACACTCGGAGCAGGAGTGTGGCCTCTTTTTTGTGTGAACGTAGTGATGCCGTCTGAGCTCGGACCAGAAGTGGAAGCTTTtgccacacacagaacaggagtATTTTTTGGATTCcgccgtctctgtgtgtgaggtggacgAGGGCGCCAGGAGcccagaggatgagagagatgatCCTTTTTCTATTTGACACAAAAAAAGACCATTGAGAAGACGGACAgctaagcacacacaaacatcaacaagaTTCTTAGATGAAATGATCTGCCGAAAGCTGTGGtgaaatatactgatatatagACACAGTCTTATAACCTATTGAAATATGCacaccttttcacacacacagttccacacatacacacacaacataggcatacacaaacacacacacacacagttccacacatacacacacaacataggcatacacaaacaaatacatttgtataATTTGAGTGGCATGAATCGGTGTTCCTCTAATGTCCCTTACCGGTCTCGGGCTGTTCTCCATCTCCATTGTTCTCGTTGTCCTTCCCTCGCTGTCCTTGTgttctacagcagtcctccagCACCAATGATACCCTCCTCAACTGGGCCAGAGACTCTGGGTTTGTATGGGACAGGTCCGTTTTGGAGCAGGGGACTGGAACTATCTTTGATTTTTCCTCCGGTCCCTAAAGCTCATAGAGGAAGGGAGATTTACAAACTGCAAATACTGGCAACTGGCAAATTCAGTCAGTTTAAAATATTCCACAAATGAGATGCCTTGATGTGGCTTTACAGttgtattagcattagcatgtctaATGTGGGTTTACAGttgtattagcattagcatgtcttATGTGGGTTTACATttgtattagcattagcatttctGATGTGGGTTTACAgttttattagcattagcatgtctaATGTGGGTTTACAGttgtattagcattagcatttctGATATGGGCTTACAGttgtattagcattagcatgtgtgATATGGGTTTACAGttgtattagcattagcatgtccgTTACAGTTTACAGTTCGTGGGCTTAATTACGATTTGTATTAGCCTGGCTGATGATCTGAGTTTTAGTTTTATTAGCATATTGTGCATCCCAAATATCATGAATTGTACTCCAAATACAGTACCTGGATCAGTTCAGTTTTTATGTCTGCAGCTGAGGAGATGGTATTTCCTGTTCTTGGATCCGTTCTCTCTACTGCAGGAACAGAAAAGAAGAgacttatatttacatttaaaagcCGCTTAAAAAGAGAGACGGTATGCAATAATCTGCCACAACTAGCAACTAGTAGGCCTACTGATATCATCTTCTAATAATGTttcatggtatatggtcatgtgaaggacagatacacacaccggTCATTCCAACTGTTACCAGCAGTATAAATCAACATTTTGAACTACTAGCCATAGTGGCTAGTATATGCTCAAAGTCCACACAAACCATCAACATAATTTATAGATGATCGAGAAGACATACGTACAATGTCACACAATTGGCTAAGCAATTTAGCTTTCCATTATTTACAATGGCAAACTTGGAACAGCTTCAAGGGCCAAGGGATTCTACATTACAACCCTCCACAaagttttttaaatcaaaacagtatatttcGCATTCCTGTATGAAGCAAAAGCaatcacagagacaaacacatgttcaaacatgtgAATTCTACTGTCCAATATTACACACAGACTCCTgatttcataaaaaaaaggtACAGAGAACGGGCAAGGAAGTACAAGAGATACTGAACAAAACAGGAGAGAAGGATTTTTCACCCAGaacatcagagtgtgtgtgcgtgtgcgtgtgcgtgtgcgtgcgtgtgtgtgtttgctccttACCTGACTGACTATCTCCATCTCCATAtccagcttcttcttcttcttttttaatCCCAGAAACTGGAGCCTGCAGCAGATTCTGAGCATCAGACCAGACCATCGGACCCTGTGAGCCATACAAGACCAGCAGGTTCTGAGCGTGAGACGAGACCAGCGGACACTGGCTCTCAGACAAGACCAGCAGGATTTCAGCACTGGATGAGGCTGGTGGATTTTCAGCGCCGGATGAGACCGGTGGATGATGACGACTGGTTAAGACCAGCGGACTCTGAGCATCagacgagaccatcggaggctGAGGATGAGAAAGGACCAGTAGACTATCAGCACTGGATGAGACAGGGGGActgtgatgagtggatgagccTGCGGTGAGGCTCTGGGTGTGAGAGGAGACCAGCGGACTCTGGGTGTGACAGACCAGTGGTGACTCCTCCGCTGTTCTCAGCTGGTCTgattggagaggagagctgggCCTCTTCGTTAGCTGGAGAACACATATCAGATGttagaatgtgtatgtgtgtgtgtacatttgtgtatgtgtgtgtgtgtacatttgtgtatgtgtgtgtgtgtacatttgtgtatgtgtgtgtcagtcaagaCCAGAGGTCTGAGGGTCATACgagacacatgtgtgtatatatatgtgtgtgtgtgtgtgtgtgtgtgtgtgtgtgtgtgtgtgtgtgtgtgtgtgcgtgtgtggtgtgtgtctcaacCTTGAGCTGGCTCTCTCCACCCTGCAGCCACTCATTCACATCCTGAATTGTCCTATAGGGGCCAGAGATgtcaggggtcagagttcaaaagttAAAAGAAGATGGTCACAaagtttattgtgtgtgtgtgtgtgtgtgtgtgtgtgtgtgtgtgtacctatgatCACTCTGCTGGCTTTGCAGATGTTGATACAGATCCCTTACTTCATTCTTCAGGAAAGCCACAgtctgtataaacacacacacacacatatacacattaagTACATCTGAATGTTGcttaccttcctctctctctttctccttccatcacacacacacacacacacacacacacacacacacacacacacacacacacacacacacacacacacacacacacacacacacacacacacacacacacacacacacacacacacacacacacacgcatttgattaatttatttggaatgaccaatactgattacaacaccacagcatccaaatattaataaagagcctattatgtctcacacaacaacacaaacactgtgcaagTATTTACAGCCAAGTGAATCAGTAGAGAAATACATAGTCATAGGGGTAGAGATGGCAGCGCCTTCTCCATATATGCAGACTCCCCATGATTGCTGACACAGAGCAGTATTTGGGTATTAGAGTTCTTCTTATTAAGTCCAGCAATTTGCAATCCTCTAACACAGAGTCTATGAACATGTCCAAGGCTACCATAAATGAGTACAACTAGTTTTGTACTATAACCACCTACTGTCAGAGCATGAATTAATggctggtattttttttttaattcagagAAACACAGGTCCATAATATACATGTCAAAGCAACAACCCACTTCCAGAATCACAATGGTTTTTAAagatcatcaacaacaacaatgtctCTAAGAACACTTTCTAAGGAGTTATCATTCAAGTATGTGAACCAGTTCAGTTgtacttttttgtttgtgtgtattgcacTTTGTCCATATTCTTTGCGTAATTCAATCGCTGTAATGTCAACAATGCGATCGTGACGGGCAATGTATAGTCCTTTAAATGCAGGGCATCCGTTCATTATGTGCACTGTTGATTCCAATTGTTTATCGTTATGCAACAAGCAGAATGGTTTATGACGTTTTGGAAACCATAGAGAAAGATTATATTGAGTGGGGAGTGCTTGCAGCCTCGCTTTGATGACACATTTTAGGATGCCTGCCTTAACAGCTGGATTATGTAGCGCCGAATGTGACACTGCTGGGTCTGTGCACTGTAGGCATGCAAGTTTACTCTGGAGGCTCATTttctatctaaaaacatggtaaaggCACCAGAAGGTgggaaattgcatctacatcttaaaaaaaaaaccagacccccccgccaaaatatgtcccccccactctcaaaatgctgctgacgcccttGGGGTCCGCATACTGTAGGCATGCAAGTTTAGTCTGGAGGCGCAGGTTTACCCAGTAATTGTGCTGTTTTGAGTGAAAGTGTTGTAGGATTTCATACCTGCGGGTCCGGCTGTTCAGCTTTTTGCTGGATTTGTCATGGTTTAGAGTCGTTTAGGCATGCACATTTAAGTCCATAATTAGCTCCTCACTGACGTTTACCTGTTCTCCGCTTGTGTGTATCCAATTTAGCTGGATGTTATTGCTGCTACACAGGTCATTCAAAATCAGGCCAATCTGAGCCCACTCCAAATCCTGTGGCCCTGGTGTCCAGCTTCCCACTGGGTTTCTTTCTGAAGCCCAGGAAACCTGGTTCTCCATGAGGGGCAAGGGGGATCTTACGTTTGCTTATGTCCAGCAGCAATGAGCCCTGGGCCATTGTTTGGACTGTCGGGTCGTCGTTATTTAGCATACGCAATAGGTGACTTATCCTGGTGGCTGTATAAATCCATTTGATGTTGGGGACCCCAAGCCCCCCCTCTGATTTGTCCATGAAAATAATActccttgttgtgtgtgtgttaaggtttaTCCATTTCCTCACCAGCTGCACTGTCTTATTGTTCATttctttcaaaacacacacacacacacacacacatacagggctgaaatcacacacacacacacacaccacacatacacagggctgaaatcacacaccacagacaaacacacacacacatacacacacagggctgaaatctcacacacacacacacacacacacgcacaccttaaCACATAGCTGCAAGCAGAGAAAAGTGGGCCTTGCAGCCCAGCAGGGCACAGTTTCCATGGAAACTCACAGCCCAAAGTACGCACAGCAAGTTTCATGTCCACTGACCAAATGTTGGCTGACATATGCGCTCACAGTCTTGTTTGGCAGTTAAGCGGACAAattcttttcaaaataaaaacaaatctgaTAACGTCTGTGAAGCtttgtctgaagatcatctgcGCCAAATTTGGTGAACATTCAATGAAATTTGTTGAAAAGAATCATGAAACCGTCCCCAatcagtgtgccaaatttcacaaCTTTTTATCATACATCATAGGCGGCGGCCATAGACTCCGATGGCAGAGGTAAGAAAAAGATCAATAAGAAAAGCTCCACAGATGCGCTGCTTGGCCCCCAACTAATATGCCATGTAGCTAGTAAACTCCAATGACCACTACAGAGTAAATATCAGTCTGCAGAGTGAGTTGActtcttcttcacacacacacacacacacacacacccttacacccacacacacacacacacacacacacacacacacacacctggttggcttgtgtgagtgagttggcTTTTTCCTCCAGGTGTTTCCGTAGTTCATCAatcttcagcttcagctgtCGGTTTGACTCCGCCTGCTCTGTCAGGCTCCGCCCAGTCtccgcctccctctcctccagacgGCGAATCAACACATAGAGCTCCTGGTTCCTACCTACTTCATGCTGTTAAATACCACAACAAACATGGTAACAttaacacagacaagacacattaacatacacacacacacacgacacacaagacacattaacatacacacacgacacattaacatacacatacacaaacaaaacatgttcacatacacacacaacacacaccaaacaagttaatacacacacacacacactgatggtatTTTTTTAATAGCCAATAGAAGGAGGctcagggccctaatttcattgacaggcaatGGGGTCTGTGGCACATGAACTAAATCTATCGTGCGTGTGGTGTATGGGAGTATTGTgctgcagggacgtgcacaggagggggctaaggttgctcgggcaactgcccgtttgccctcctcgactgaagttgcccctccgaaggaaatatatatatatttttaaatagtattactgctgcagaacttcatgtatgcctagataaaataatcgcggaataagcgtccaggggacgggggcgtggcagctGCGATTAGTGagagtttaaaatgatataggcaaaatatgcatCCAGGCAGCGGCGATTAGTGACagtttaaaatgatataggcaaaatatgcgtccaggggacggggcgtggcagcggcggttagtgagagtttaaaatgatataggcaaaatatgcgtccaggggacgggggcgtggcagcggcggtgacaaaaatgaacgtgttgccccttttttccagggcagagcaactgcccttcaaaattcctgtgctcGTCCCTGTTGTGCTGTgccacccatgtttgcacttaggACCTTGCTCATGGTGTTAAATTAGCTCAATTCTTTTGCCAAGTAATTTCATCATCGTGCATGGTGGACTTTGCTTGTTCCTTTGCTTGTTGCTTTTACCAGTTGCCGATCAATGAGAGTAGGGCCCTCAGTCAGCAATGGTAAGCCGTGAGAAATGAAGGCTTTATTCTCGCACCTGTGCATCGAGGGACAGAGTAGCTGCACAAAGTTTTGAGCTGCTCGTCTCTGATTCTTATACCTAAACTGGCATCCCATCAATTCTTCCAAGCCAATCAAAACTCAACAACTGCATCACTGCCATTGCCATTAAAATCAACAGCATGctacaatttgccactttttgaggtataaCTAGTTTTGGTATATCCTAAAACTAGTTTAAGATATTTATTGCTCAACTGTATTAAATTGTAACATAATAGTTACATTATTTCCATGCGGTCGTACACATGGCATATTTTCATTGTTTGACTGTGTGGAGTTCCagtaaaaaaacaagcaaactcATTATTTCTCTGTGGAACGGAGTTCTGGGgctttctgtgttgtttttttttttaagcctgtCAACCATGGCAAACAGAGTGCTGGTACTACTAATGTTCCTGTTGATCATCTTAGAAAACATTTAGCTGTCTAGCCCTACATAACTAACTGTAAGTTAAAATTACAACATTATAGTGGATTTGGAGTTTAGTTTTTTATCCACCTATGTCCTGCTTTCCTACATTCTTTAATCAGGGATATTACCGTCATGGTGTTTCTTGACATTTACCGGTGCAACAATATCCAAgacatattcatttttttgttatcCAGGAGTACACCCACTGTCTCTGCACTCACAGTCGGTGACAGCTGTGACCTCCATTAACTAAGGACTAGTACTCACATATAGAACTTATTTGAACTTCTCGAGAGATCAATAAGTCAAAGATGACACAGAAATGATCAGAAACGGCCAAGTCCAAGAAATGTTGAGGCCTTTAGAAATAATCAAGTGTGGCGTAGGCTCTTTCACATGCTAAGAGAGACCAAAAGTGTCAAGCAGTGCAAAAAGTTCTGAGCTCTGATATTCAGTAGAGCTAGCTTTGTAGAGGTAACAGGAGCCCTCGGGGCAGTCTgaggcatagacatatatagatgtctATGGTCTGAGGTAGTCGATACAGGTAACAGGTTAGACTGGTTTACCTCTTTAGCTGGATACCCTTGAGTCGTAGATGTTGCCTGGTGACGCTAAGCTATTTGGTGCACGTGACAATAAACACGTTGACTTTGACCTTCTATTTCTAATCAACACAAGAATAAAGAACATTATAGGCATACTGGGACCCAGCTTGGTCGCAGAACAGCTGTCAGTTCCATGTCTACTACATCAGTGTAAATTAATTCATCAAGGGCAAAGACATCGTTTCCTTACTGCCGACAGGGTTTGGGAGACGGCTTAAATATCAGCTTGCACCATTAGCGGTGAAGTAGGAAGTATGGTCATCCCATCATGGTCAATGCTGATTGTttaaaggctggtccaatgGTTTCAAAAGTAACCCTAAATCTACGCCCATTAGGATGCAACAactggaaacaatccccaaTGGAATATGGTCAAGCCCTATTCACAAAGTGAATTTGCGTCTGGTTATACCAGGCGAGGGCTTATGGCCTGCGGTACTAAACTACTGAGGACTGGCGTGACAATGCAGCTATTTCATGAGGATCCAGACTAAGGCGCCACACAGATGGTAAAAATACagagaacatacagtataatgtcATGCTACAGAATCATACTCtaccataagtgtgtgtgtgtctctcttaccTGCAGTGCTTGTGTGATGTATTGAGTGGCCTTCTCCAGGTTGATGCAGGCTTGTTTGTGACTCATGTCCATATGCTGACCTATCTcatccatctacacacacacacacacacacacacacacacacacacacacaccgatacgtCAAACTACTAAGAGTGTAAGTGCTGTTCAGGTTTCTTTAAAGCAACTGGCCTCCATTAACTAAAATATTTTCCAACTAAATGACTAATTAAACTAAAGTAAGCCACATTACCCACATTAAACCACATACAATATAGGCTACTCGCATTgtgtacaacacacaaatatgctgACACAGTCCCTTCTTATTGAGACAAAAAGGCTAGAGGGAAAAGCTTCTTCCTCATACAAGTGACCAACGCAGATAGTGTCTCCTTCAAACAATCTACCCAAGGACCAGCCTGACTGCCACCAACCTTCTCCGTGTCGACTCCCTTCCGTAGACTCGCGCAGCCAGTGTGCGTGACAGCAGCAGGAGGGTACAGCTTGTGTCGTCTTCCAGTTTCTAAAAGAATTTCAAGAATCTAAAATGGCAATTTCAAAAAGAAAGACTGCAAGCGCACCAAATACCGATGCTCATCAGCCTGCCCCGTGATGGAAAGATAAAGCTTTGTTCATTGCTGAATACAACTTTCCTTTCTAAATATGTTTGCCTAAGACACTAACAAcaatacttcttcttcttcttcttcttcttctggttGGCATTCCAATTTGGTGCATTACCGCCACCAACTGTTTTGGGTGTGGACCATCAATGCGGACAAAGAAGGTtctaaatataataaaatacataTTCTATTAATTCATAGTGATAAGCTTATCGTGTCAAATAAACCTGTTGTTTGTAAGTATAACATAATATATTTTCATACTGAAGATTTTCTGGTGAAAAACACGAAAACCGAACCGAACCGAACTCTTTTATTAAATGTTCTGTCTGTTACATGTTCCACAGTTTCTCTCCTACAGACATGCCAAGTCTCCCGTTTTTCCCGGGTTTCTCCCGCATTTCCGACCCATTTCCCGCCCCCCTCCCGTTTTGTAATTTGTCCCGGTAATCTCCCGTATATTATGAGGTCCAAAcgtattttattaataatcaaatcaaaatgtttgtCCAATGTTGTACAGTTGCCAGATCATGTAGGCTCAAACtcaaagggaaagggaaaatgaCAGAAGGGGACGCCAGTGTACCACCGAAGAAGGTAAAATATGTTTCTAAATGCAAGTCTTGTTGGACAGAGGAGTTTGCATCCATATCAGTCATCTAGATAAAAGTCATGCTTTTTGCAAAGCTTGTCTTATCGATTTCAACATGGGGCACGGCGGTAAGAATTACGTCCGTCAACATATCAGGCATTACTTTGCATTCAATGTAATGCTATTCTATTGCTATTCTGTATAGATCCATATATGATTTCTATGAATGAATTTCTATGTATAGCTGGCAAAATCTGAGATTTGTTTCCAATCTCATAGTTTCTCCTCAATTCTGTATCACTGACTCTTTGTGCCCCccctactcacacagacacagatatacactgactcaagtacacacacacacacacacacacacacacacacacacacacacacacacacacacacacacactactactactggcCACTGTTTTAAATTATAATGCATATCCTGAGACCTGTGCAAGACTTACATCAACTGTTTTTGTGatgttcatatgaatgattttgttgtaataaaaaaaagtcatgaataaataatacgTTATTGCAATAATTTTGTAAGGCTTGTCGTATTGATTTCAACATAGGGCATGGTGGTAAGAATGACGACCTTCAACATATCAGTCATTACTTTGCATTCCACATAGCAATGCCTCGAGGAGTTTCActatggttaaaaaaaattgttacagAGAATAGAACAAGTTTGAACAACAGCActttgtgctctctcttgtcttgcaaaataaactatactaagCTTCCTTAAAAGTACACCTCATCTAAGAAAACACGTAGGGCAGCCAAGTCAGCCGCCCACATATAGAAATAATCTTCTCTGACGGAAATTTCTGGTTTGTGTGTAACATATCAATGTCACTACTGATGATGATTTCTGATGTCAGGTGATgagaagagggagaatgaagaggaagaagaaaaaggagaagaggaaacaaGTCCTTTCAAAAATTGAGTTTGCTGAGCTGGTACAGAGAGGAGCATGGGAGTCTCTATCATGCTGAGCTGGTACAGAGAGGAGCATGGGAGTCTCTACCATGCCATGCCATCCTCAGCAAGACTGCACACATCCATGGGTTACTGCAGTGTTGAAAGGGAAGAACTAGAACACACAGTTCTACCTCTGGCTGAGACACACTGACAGGGAGGGCCCCTGACAAACGGCCCAAATGTTCTCTCCTGTCAGGAAGGACGCGACTTGTTCGCTGAAGCGAAGAGACATGTTTATATTACAGGTAATCCTGTAGTCAACTAGGCTACTGTTAACCAGCCACTGCTCAGAGGCTGTGACAGAGATTTCCTTCTCAAGTAAGCCGTGACCTTTCAATGGAGTGAGAAGCTCAGAGAAGCTCAGAATCAGGGGCAGTGAAAAATGAGAATACAGGTTATGagccaggagagaaagagaaagagaatctgTGGTCAGCACAATGTCAGCAAAAAATGAACCCAAGGATAAAAGATGTATGTTGGAGAGGCAGATTCCCATAATATACATTTTAACTATTGATGAAGTGACGCATGGTGTCAACTCATGTAAATCCTGTAGGGGGAAGCATTTCATACAAAATAGGGCTACCCCACACCATACGGCCACACTAATAATATGCTTTATGCGATATGTGCTAACAAAATAATGTTTAACCACTACACAAATGGAGGTCTTTAAAATGATTAAGTCAATTAACATACACAATTAACACTGGTTTTAAAAACCTGGTTTTTACTGGTTTTAGTCATTGAAaaaagcaacaaacaaacatttatccTAAAATAACTGGCATAGGAAGGCCCTTTGAGTAGCATGATAGTCCTACACaagctttttgttttaagttgtTGGATGTcggatgttttatttaaagataGTGTTTCCTCATCCCCGATATGTGACCGCAAGCCTTAATACCTGTTAGGCTATTAAAACTAAGAACGGGAAATACTACAGGAAGGAACAGCCAATGTGCTATTCAGCTAGGCTGTTGGAAGACACTGcgggaggagaggcagaaagtGAAGACGGAGACGACACAACTTTGCGCACTACTTCTATTACCGCCCAAGCTTGGTTTCAAGTGGACTCGGGCCGGAAGACAGAGAAGAACGGCAAGTGAATATGAAGATGACAGGAATTTGCCTTGTTCTATATATTGTGTCTGTTTCGTACTCGATGTGCAGCCCAGGCAGAGGTAGGCATATTATGAATAACCTGTCTCAAGTGAATCGAAAGAGAATGTGGCTTTTAGATTTTATAATATGTAGAAATGTAAATCTAGATCCCAAATAATGACAATTATATGTCTAGCAAGGTATTTTACGAGTGTGACGAAACGAAGGGCCATGTAAATAGAAATGAAGAAAGTAAGCCTAAGTGTTAAAAAAGTATTAAGAAACATGATCTTTATATCAAACATCCATAATTAACAGTTGCAGTATGGCAGCAGTGTAGATACAACAATCTTTAAATTAGCAGGTTGATTTCTTCAAGAAAATATTGTGTAGGActagccattcaaatatattggaACGGTAGAGTGAAAATTCCTCTTCTTGCTTTGTACCACTGACATTTAGGATTAatcagtggcgattttagcctgaaatttctggtggggcaattttgtatgacgccATGTCAcag encodes the following:
- the LOC105912016 gene encoding zinc finger protein 239-like; translated protein: MDEIGQHMDMSHKQACINLEKATQYITQALQHEVGRNQELYVLIRRLEEREAETGRSLTEQAESNRQLKLKIDELRKHLEEKANSLTQANQTVAFLKNEVRDLYQHLQSQQSDHRTIQDVNEWLQGGESQLKLTKRPSSPLQSDQLRTAEESPLVCHTQSPLVSSHTQSLTAGSSTHHSPPVSSSADSLLVLSHPQPPMVSSDAQSPLVLTSRHHPPVSSGAENPPASSSAEILLVLSESQCPLVSSHAQNLLVLYGSQGPMVWSDAQNLLQAPVSGIKKEEEEAGYGDGDSQSVERTDPRTGNTISSAADIKTELIQGPEEKSKIVPVPCSKTDLSHTNPESLAQLRRVSLVLEDCCRTQGQRGKDNENNGDGEQPETEKGSSLSSSGLLAPSSTSHTETAESKKYSCSVCGKSFHFWSELRRHHYVHTKKRPHSCSECGKSFIYMSNLKVHQRIHTGEKLYHCTECDRTFIEAGNLKSHQRVHSGERPYLCTQCGKSFSREGNLKTHRRIHTGDRPYQCTHCGKSFTQVGNLRTHQRIHTEERPYVCTQCGRSFNQVENLKSHLRVHTGERPYHCTQCDKSFLLERTLKAHLHVHTRERQ